In Rodentibacter haemolyticus, the DNA window GATTTTTTATACTTTTGTCAATGAAATATTTGTGTTGATTTCGGTGAGACACAACCGAAAGTAAGCATCGTTATTTTCACAAGCGCTTTCAATAGGGGCTCACACAAACGATGTGGGGCGGATTTTATCAGTTTTTTTTGGCGGAATATAGCGTAAAAACAAAATTTCTATACAATTAGACAAAATTTTTCAGCTAAGAGAACAGTATTTTGAGTAAACGACTTTTGAAATCGGGTGTGATTGTCAGCAGTATGACTTTATTATCACGCATATTAGGTTTAGTACGTGATGTGGTTATCGCTCATCTTATCGGTGCCGGGGCGGCGGCAGATGTCTTTTTATTTGCCAATCGTATCCCCAATTTTCTACGCCGTTTATTTGCCGAAGGGGCGTTTTCTCAAGCCTTTGTTCCCGTATTGGCGGAATATCGCAAATCAGGTGATCTTGATAAAACCCGTGAATTTATCGGCAAGGTCTCGGGAACATTGGGCGGTTTGGTGAGTATTGTAACCCTTCTTGCGATGGTGGGCTCTCCCCTCGTTGCCGCTTTATTCGGAATGGGGTGGTTTACCGATTGGTTAAATGATGGTCCTGATGCCCATAAGTTTGAACAAGCCTCATTATTGCTCAAAATCACTTTTCCTTATTTATGGTTTGTTACCTTTGTGGCGTTGTCCGGTGCGGTGTTGAATACGCTCGGTAAATTCGGCGTGATGTCTTTCTCTCCCGTGCTGTTAAATATTGCGATGATTGCGACCGCACTTTTTCTTGCGCCGCAAATGGATAACCCCGATCTTGCCCTTGCAATCGGTATTTTCATTGGCGGTTTATTGCAATTTTTGTTTCAAATTCCCTTTATGAAAAAAGCCGGGCTGTTAGTGAAACCCAAATGGGCTTGGCACGATGAAGGCGTAGTGAAAATTCGTAAGTTAATGATTCCTGCATTATTCGGCGTATCGGTGAGTCAAATTAATTTATTGCTGGATACGGTGATTGCCAGTTTCCTTATGACAGGTTCTATCAGCTGGCTTTACTATTCTGATCGCCTACTTGAATTTCCTCTCGGTTTATTTGGCATCGCCATTTCAACGGTAATTTTACCGACGCTTGCCCGTCATCACGTTAATCGTGAAGATGATTCAGCACAAAGTGCGGTCGATTTTCGTAACACGATGGATTGGGGAGTACGTATGATTTTATTACTCGGAGTCCCCGCCGCCGTCGGCATTGCGGTGTTAGCGCAACCTATGCTGCTTACCCTGTTTATGCGCGGCAGTTTCACCCTAAATGATGTGCATTCGGCTTCTTATTCTTTATGGGCGTTTAATGCGGGTTTACTGAGTTTTATGCTGATTAAAATTCTCGCAAACGGTTATTACGCACGCCAAGATACGAAAACACCGGTGAAAATCGGTATTATCGCGATGGTGAGCAATATGGGATTTAATTTGTTAGCGATTCCGTTTAGTTATGTCGGGTTAGCGATTGCTTCTGCAATGTCGGCGACGCTCAACGCCTATTTGCTTTATCGGGGTTTAGTGAAGACGGAGGTGTACCGTTTCTCACGTAAAAGTGCGGTCTTTTTTGTGAAAGTTTTATTTGCCGCACTCGCTATGGGCGCTGTCGTATGGTATTACGTCCCGGCTATTAATGAGTGGGCTATAATGAGTTTTATGATGCGTGTGTATTGGTTGGGCTGGCTGATTGCCTTGGCTGTGATTGTTTATTCGATAACATTGATTTTATTAGGGATTCGCAAGCACCATTTGCTGACAAGAAACTAACTTACCGCTATAATGCCGAAATTCTGTTATTTTCGTGGATAAGGACATGCAATTAATTCGCGGGCTAGGTAATGTAAGTCGTGTTTCTCAAGGTTGTGCGCTAACAATCGGCAACTTTGATGGCGTGCATTTAGGGCATCAAGCCGTGTTGCGACATCTTCGCCAAAAAGCCGATGAGTTACATTTGCCGATGGTGGTATTGTTATTTGAACCGCAGCCCCGCGAATATTTTATGATTGAAAATGCACCGGCGCGTTTAATGCGTTTGCGTGATAAACTCCACTATCTGCAACAAGCGAAAGTTGATTTTGTCGTCGTTCAAAAATTTGACCGCACTTTTGCCGAACAGCCGCCGGCGCAATTTATTGAAGACGGACTGGTAAAACGGCTAAATGTAAAATTTTTAAGTATTGGTGATGATTTCAGATTCGGTTTGAATCGCCAAGGCAGCTTTACTATGTTGCAGGAAGCAGGCAAACGGTTTGGTTTTACGGTGGAAGATAATCACAGTTTCTGTTTTAATGCACAACGCATTAGTAGTACGGCGATTCGTGAAGCCCTTGCCGCCGATAATTTACTTTTGGCAGAACGTTTGCTCGGTAAACCTTATCGAATTTTCGGGCGGGTGATTCACGGCAATAAATTAGGGAGAACCATCGGTTTCCCCACGGCAAATATTCGTTTACACCGCCAAGTGAACCCGGTTAAGGGCGTGTATGCCGTTAAAGTGTGGTTAAAATCCGGCGAGTTTTTCAATGGTGTGGCAAATATCGGCAAACGCCCGACAATCAATGGGACGATTCAATTACTGGAAGTGTACTTATTTGATTTTTCACGAGATATTTACGGCGAACATATTGAAGTTGAGTTCTGCCATAAAATTAGAAATGAAATAAAATTTCCGTCTTTTGATGATTTAAAAGCGCAAATTGAATGTGATGTAGAAATAGCGAAAGCGTTTTTTAGTAAGAATTTAAAAATGTAAAAATTGGGAAATAAAATGACAGCTGATTACAAAAACACCCTTAACCTACCGGAAACAGGTTTTCCGATGCGTGGCGATTTAGCGAAACGCGAGCCTGTGATGCTAAAAAATTGGTATGAGAAAAATCTTTACCAAAAAATTCGTCAGGCTTCCAAAGGCAAAAAATCCTTTATTTTGCATGATGGTCCTCCGTATGCGAACGGCAGTATTCATATCGGTCATGCTGTCAATAAGATTCTGAAAGATATTATCATTAAATCCAAAACCGCATTAGGTTTTGATTCACCTTATATTCCGGGCTGGGATTGCCACGGCTTGCCGATTGAATTAAAAGTAGAAGGTTTGGTGGGAAAACCGAATGAGAAAGTTTCGGCGGCGGAGTTTCGTCAAAAATGTCGAGAATATGCAGCGGAGCAAGTGGAAGGACAAAAGAAAGATTTTATCCGTTTAGGTGTATTGGGTGATTGGGATAATCCGTATTTAACGATGAATTTCGATACGGAAGCCAATATTATCCGCACTTTGGGGAAAGTGATAGAGAACGGTCATTTATACAAAGGTTCCAAGCCGGTTCACTGGTGTTTGGATTGTGGATCTTCTTTAGCCGAAGCGGAAGTAGAGTACGAAGATAAAGTTTCTCCATCAATTTATGTGCGTTTTCCGGCGGAAAGTGCGGTCGAAATTGAAGCGAAATTTAATGCACAAGGCAAGGGAGAAGGGAACCTTTCCGCAGTGATTTGGACAACCACACCTTGGACAATTCCGTCAAACCGAGCCATAGCGGTTAATGCCGAGCTTGAATATCAATTGATTCAACTTGGCGATGAACGGGTAATTTTAGCGGCTGAACTGGTAGAATCAGTGGCGAAAGCCGTCGGCGTTGAAAATGTGGAAGTGTTGGGTTCTGCAAAAGGGAAAACGCTTGAGCTTACCCGTTTTCATCATCCGTTCTATGATTATACCGTACCTGTGATCTTAGGGGATCACGTTACCACCGATGGCGGTACGGGATTGGTTCATACAGCCCCGGATCATGGTTTAGACGACTTTATCATAAGTAAACAATATGATTTACCAATGGCAGGTTTAGTATCTAATGACGGCAAGTTTATTTCGAGTACGCCGTTTTTTGCAGGAAAAGGTGTGTTTGAAGCAAATCCGCTCG includes these proteins:
- the murJ gene encoding murein biosynthesis integral membrane protein MurJ; this translates as MSKRLLKSGVIVSSMTLLSRILGLVRDVVIAHLIGAGAAADVFLFANRIPNFLRRLFAEGAFSQAFVPVLAEYRKSGDLDKTREFIGKVSGTLGGLVSIVTLLAMVGSPLVAALFGMGWFTDWLNDGPDAHKFEQASLLLKITFPYLWFVTFVALSGAVLNTLGKFGVMSFSPVLLNIAMIATALFLAPQMDNPDLALAIGIFIGGLLQFLFQIPFMKKAGLLVKPKWAWHDEGVVKIRKLMIPALFGVSVSQINLLLDTVIASFLMTGSISWLYYSDRLLEFPLGLFGIAISTVILPTLARHHVNREDDSAQSAVDFRNTMDWGVRMILLLGVPAAVGIAVLAQPMLLTLFMRGSFTLNDVHSASYSLWAFNAGLLSFMLIKILANGYYARQDTKTPVKIGIIAMVSNMGFNLLAIPFSYVGLAIASAMSATLNAYLLYRGLVKTEVYRFSRKSAVFFVKVLFAALAMGAVVWYYVPAINEWAIMSFMMRVYWLGWLIALAVIVYSITLILLGIRKHHLLTRN
- the ribF gene encoding bifunctional riboflavin kinase/FAD synthetase, producing the protein MQLIRGLGNVSRVSQGCALTIGNFDGVHLGHQAVLRHLRQKADELHLPMVVLLFEPQPREYFMIENAPARLMRLRDKLHYLQQAKVDFVVVQKFDRTFAEQPPAQFIEDGLVKRLNVKFLSIGDDFRFGLNRQGSFTMLQEAGKRFGFTVEDNHSFCFNAQRISSTAIREALAADNLLLAERLLGKPYRIFGRVIHGNKLGRTIGFPTANIRLHRQVNPVKGVYAVKVWLKSGEFFNGVANIGKRPTINGTIQLLEVYLFDFSRDIYGEHIEVEFCHKIRNEIKFPSFDDLKAQIECDVEIAKAFFSKNLKM